The sequence GCTTTAATGGGATTTTTGTTCGGCTTGTTCGGGAAACAATTGCGGCTCATAGGGCTTCAACAATACATTTCCCTCATTTCCGGCGGAGTTATCCTCGTTTATTTATTTCTGCCTTCTTCGTTGAAAAACAAAGTTGCGCACACAAAAGTTTATGCGGTGTTTTATGACAGACTGAAAATTTATTTCGGGAAATTAATGGCGCGGAAATCGGTAGTATCGCTCTACGTAATCGGAATACTTAACGGATTGCTGCCGTGCGGTTTTGTTTATGTTGGAATAGCGGGCGCTTTGACTATGAACACGCCTGCGGAAGGCGCAATATACATGGCTCTCTTTGGACTCGGCACTTTCCCTGTAATGTTTATTACTGCGACGCTCGGAAATTTCATTCATATTAAATTGAGAAAAAAATTAATCCCGGCCATGGCGTTTTTACTGGCGCTTCTCTTTATTTTGAGGGGCTTGAACC comes from Melioribacter roseus P3M-2 and encodes:
- a CDS encoding sulfite exporter TauE/SafE family protein, producing the protein MEIWTGLLIGLFGSLHCVGMCGPIVMAIPIVGETWIKIFTGRILYNAGRITTYALMGFLFGLFGKQLRLIGLQQYISLISGGVILVYLFLPSSLKNKVAHTKVYAVFYDRLKIYFGKLMARKSVVSLYVIGILNGLLPCGFVYVGIAGALTMNTPAEGAIYMALFGLGTFPVMFITATLGNFIHIKLRKKLIPAMAFLLALLFILRGLNLGIPFLSPKIEKVVHSEMRH